The following proteins come from a genomic window of Salvia hispanica cultivar TCC Black 2014 chromosome 4, UniMelb_Shisp_WGS_1.0, whole genome shotgun sequence:
- the LOC125223295 gene encoding uncharacterized membrane protein At4g09580-like, with protein sequence MAAPRSVVVDRDVEKNADSPSEKKLKADRFPLSRWEFAAALGVFLVFSTGLVCIYLTMPAAEYELLKLPRTLSDLRSLKDHLAIYAQLHPAKFILGYCSTYIFMQTFMIPGTIFMSLLAGALFGVVRGLFLVVFNATAGASSCYFLSKLIGRPIVNWLWPEKLRYFQAEIAKRREKLLNYMLFLRVTPTLPNLFINLASPIVDIPFHIFFLATVVGLVPASYITVRAGIALGELKSLKDLYDLKTLVVLFLIGSILLLPTILKRKRVYE encoded by the exons ATGGCGGCGCCGCGGAGTGTAGTGGTGGATAGAGATGTGGAGAAGAATGCTGACTCTCCGTCGGAGAAGAAGTTGAAAGCGGATAGATTTCCTCTGTCGCGATGGGAATTCGCGGCGGCGCTGGGGGTGTTTCTGGTATTTTCTACTGGATTGGTGTGCATTTACCTCACGATGCCGGCTGCGGAGTATGAATTGCTAAAGCTTCCCCGCACGCTCTCCGATCTCCGATCGCTCAA GGATCATCTTGCAATTTATGCTCAGTTACACCCAGCAAAGTTCATTCTTGGTTATTGCTCGACTTACATATTCATGCAGACATTCATGATACCTGGGACGATTTTCATGTCATTACTAGCTGGAGCACTTTTTGGCGTAGTCAGAGGTCTTTTCTTGGTAGTTTTCAACGCCACAGCAGGCGCATCATCCTgctattttttgtcaaaactTATTGGTAGGCCTATTGTCAACTGGCTGTGGCCTGAAAAACTGAGATATTTCCAGGCTGAG ATAGCAAAGCGGAGAGAGAAGTTGCTGAATTACATGCTCTTTCTGAGAGTTACTCCAACATTGCCAAACCTGTTCATCAATCTGGCATCACCAATCGTGGATATACcgtttcatattttctttctgGCAACTGTCGTTGGTCTCGTCCCAGCTTCCTATATTACTGTCAGG GCTGGGATTGCTCTTGGTGAACTGAAGTCACTGAAAGACCTCTACGATCTTAAAACGTTGGTCGTGCTTTTCCTCATTGGGTCAATTTTATTACTTCCGACCATTTTGAAGAGGAAGCGGGTTTACGAGTAG
- the LOC125220405 gene encoding uncharacterized protein LOC125220405: protein MVSKCSSKTTIVFIVKIASRDQYAAALTTSKPFANINLTTYTPWNALRGGRHPISSISKNWELHSTAQTEDVILSDEDKKTWESCRQALSAYGFGTEEEDKILGKAFGHIHSPYWGEERKKEVPKFEVVNEILSYLKDLGLTDDDLGKVLKKFPEVLGCNLENELKENVQILDNQWGIKALVDFPLRPPPQKPRDNTMQMKVIGDLLKPVVYAEIFSQ, encoded by the exons ATGGTGTCCAAATGCTCTTCTAAgaccaccattgtcttcatcgttaaaatagcttcgc GAGATCAATATGCCGCTGCATTGACAACTAGCAAACCTTTTGCAAATATAAACCTTACCACTTACACCCCATGGAACGCCCTCCGAGGGGGACGTCATCCAATCTCTTCCATATCTAAGAACTGGGAGTTGCATTCTACTGCTCAAACTGAAGATGTGATTCTCAGTGACGAAGACAAGAAAACATGGGAATCTTGCAGGCAGGCGCTGTCTGCATATGGTTTTGGCACAGAGGAGGAAGACAAGATTCTTGGCAAGGCATTTGGTCATATTCATTCTCCTTATTGGGGTGAGGAGCGAAAGAAGGAAGTTCCCAAGTTCGAAGTTGTTAATGAGATACTAAGTTACCTAAAGGATTTAGGCCTCACTGATGACGATCTTGGAAAAGTTCTCAAGAAATTTCCGGAGGTGCTTGGATGCAACCTGGAAAACGAACTCAAAGAAAACGTCCAGATTCTCGATAATCAATGGGGCATTAAAG CTCTTGTAGATTTCCCTCTTCGCCCTCCACCACAAAAGCCTAGAGACAACACAATGCAGATGAAGGTCATTGGAGATTTGTTGAAACCAGTGGTTTATGCGGAAATATTCTCTCAATAA
- the LOC125220406 gene encoding proteasome subunit alpha type-4-like codes for MEAIGIIGSAIGILAKDGVQLVGEKKVISKLVETSTSVEKMYKIYDHVACAVTGIMSNANILISTARLQSTLYVTPIRATHSMVAFTPLQSGETTKLHKDDITREEAVQLAIKVLSKTIDSTSLNLENLELAEIFLSAWKVKFQMCPCDKLDKMLVKSGLTQTFADA; via the exons ATGGAAGCTATTGGAATCATAGGGAGTGCTATTGGGATTCTGGCTAAAGATGGAGTTCAGTTAGTTGGCGAAAAGAAGGTCATTTCCAAACTAGTTGAAACCTCCACATCAGTTGAGAAGATGTACAAAATTTATGACCATGTAGCTTGTGCTGTGACAGGAATCATGTCTAATGCCAATATTCTTATCAGCACCGCAAGGCTCCAGTCCACTCTCTATGTGACACCAATCAGGGCTACTCACAGTATGGTGGCCTTCACCCCTTTG CAATCGGGGGAAACAACCAAGCTGCACAAAGACGACATCACCAGAGAAGAGGCCGTTCAGCTTGCTATAAAGGTGCTCAGCAAGACCATAGACAGCACGAGCCTCAACTTGGAGAATCTTGAATTGGCCGAGATATTCCTTTCTGCTTGGAAGGTGAAGTTCCAGATGTGCCCTTGTGATAAGCTTGACAAGATGTTGGTAAAGTCGGGATTAACACAAACTTTTGCAGACGCTTAG